In the genome of Vicia villosa cultivar HV-30 ecotype Madison, WI linkage group LG7, Vvil1.0, whole genome shotgun sequence, one region contains:
- the LOC131620094 gene encoding uncharacterized protein LOC131620094, with amino-acid sequence MNVALIRKWEWRSLVEKEAIWRDIIVPVYGNVKLKVLVGDNSVLEKKDSIWWRDLILSDNYENLQNNHFARAIDCTVGNGENIPLWYACWLGPQTLLEAFPELFRYAENHLAVVSCAGSVRDGKWEWSVDNLVSVLDYRGSSEDGFVWNLCADGAFTVSSCYDRFKEKLSGPPLNQATVSALDYLWKTKSPSKILFFGWRLILEKLATKDQLARRGILVEGIETICVFFQSEEETLVHLFAGCSITKGIWRKVFGWTDLGSTMSLGGFRDFFFHNCSKIKCANKRSIGAVIWLSMVWNLWLKRNALVFKSESFSFTDCMTEIVFNSWRWLNSFYKRVDYCNFYWWNILPLSCFEA; translated from the exons ATGAATGTGGCCTTGATTAGAAAATGGGAGTGGAGATCGCTTGTGGAAAAGGAAGCGATTTGGAGGGATATTATAGTACCAGTATATGGTAACGTGAAGCTAAAGGTTCTAGTTGGGGATAATTCGGTGTTGGAAAAGAAAGattcaatttggtggagagatttaaTTTTATCGGATAATTATGAGAATCTTCAAAACAATCATTTCGCGAGAGCTATTGACTGTACGGTTGGGAATGGAGAAAATATCCCTCTTTGGTACGCTTGTTGGTTAGGTCCGCAAACGTTATTGGAGGCTTTTCCAGAGTTGTTCCGTTATGCAGAAAATCATTTGGCTGTTGTTAGTTGTGCTGGTAGTGTGCGTGATGGCAAGTGGGAATGGAGTGTGGATAATTTGGTGTCT GTTCTGGATTATCGTGGCAGTAGTGAGGACGGATTTGTGTGGAACCTATGCGCGGATGGAGCCTTCACTGTTAGCTCCTGCTATGACCGGTTCAAGGAGAAGCTATCCGGGCCTCCTTTAAATCAAGCGACGGTTTCAGCTCTGGATTACCTTTGGAAAACAAAATCTCCCTCGAAAATTTTGTTTTTCGGGTGGCGTTTGATTCTTGAAAAATTGGCCACAAAAGATCAATTGGCAAGAAGAGGCATTTTAGTAGAGGGTATTGAGACCATATGTGTGTTTTTCCAATCGGAGGAGGAAACCTTAGTTCACTTATTTGCGGGTTGCTCGATTACTAAAGGAATTTGGCGGAAAGTCTTTGGGTGGACGGATCTTGGTTCCACAATGTCTTTGGGAGGATTTCGTGATTTTTttttccacaattgtagcaagaTAAAGTGTGCAAACAAAAGGTCTATAGGGGCGGTGATTTGGCTATCCATGGTGTGGAACTTGTGGCTCAAGCGTAACGCGTTGGTTTTCAAAAGTGAATCTTTTAGCTTCACCGATTGTATGACGGAGATAGTTTTCAACTCCTGGAGGTGGCTTAACTCGTTTTATAAACGGGTGGATTATTGTAATTTTTATTGGTGGAATATCCTTCCGCTCTCTTGTTTTGAGGCTTAG